From one Veillonellales bacterium genomic stretch:
- a CDS encoding anaerobic C4-dicarboxylate transporter, with product MFWVELILLFSMLLIGARRGGLFLGMVGGLGMAVLVFGFHLTPANPPINVILIIATVILAAGTMQAAGGMDYMVGLAETILRKNPKNITFLAPVVVYLFCFMSGTGYVAFSLLPVIAEVARESGIRPERPLSITAAASQQAVIASPISAATAVMLGIFLPFNVGLVDILKVCIPATFIGVLAGALYASRMGKDLDKDSEYLERVAKGEVPPLVKEEYNEKHFTKEAKLAVLLFLLGAVAIVILGTFPSLRPLLKYAGKLQALPMPETIEIIMLVISTAMVVLCKVNVGKISDGSVFKSGMVGILVVFGVAWMSDTMVSTNSALIQSGIKSTVMAYPWMFLFAVFAIDILIASQSVSSAAMMPLGVLLGVPIPLLIAMYPAVNSHFFLPTSTIQVTSVALDCTKTTKIGKYVLNHSFMMPGFVTMAVAIIAGYILTEIFMR from the coding sequence ATGTTTTGGGTTGAGCTAATACTTTTATTTTCCATGTTACTTATTGGTGCAAGGCGTGGCGGACTTTTTCTCGGTATGGTCGGCGGATTGGGAATGGCTGTCTTAGTATTCGGATTTCATTTGACCCCGGCGAACCCACCAATCAATGTAATACTAATCATTGCTACGGTCATACTGGCTGCCGGTACCATGCAGGCTGCGGGCGGGATGGACTATATGGTTGGTTTAGCTGAAACAATATTAAGAAAAAATCCAAAAAACATTACATTTTTAGCACCCGTGGTGGTATATCTTTTTTGCTTTATGTCAGGGACGGGCTATGTAGCGTTCAGCCTGTTGCCGGTAATAGCAGAAGTAGCTCGTGAGTCTGGAATTCGTCCGGAAAGGCCGTTGTCGATAACAGCCGCCGCATCGCAACAGGCTGTTATCGCTAGTCCGATTTCAGCCGCTACTGCGGTTATGCTTGGTATTTTTCTGCCTTTCAATGTTGGGCTAGTGGACATTTTAAAGGTTTGTATTCCTGCAACCTTTATTGGAGTGCTGGCCGGTGCTCTGTATGCCAGCCGAATGGGCAAGGATTTGGACAAAGACTCTGAGTACTTGGAACGAGTTGCAAAAGGTGAGGTTCCTCCTTTAGTGAAAGAAGAGTACAATGAAAAGCATTTTACAAAGGAAGCAAAACTGGCGGTTTTATTGTTCTTACTAGGTGCGGTAGCTATAGTGATTTTGGGAACTTTTCCATCCTTGCGGCCCTTATTAAAGTATGCTGGGAAACTGCAAGCTTTACCTATGCCTGAAACCATAGAAATCATCATGTTAGTGATTTCGACAGCAATGGTTGTTTTATGTAAGGTTAATGTCGGGAAAATCAGTGATGGCTCGGTTTTTAAGTCAGGTATGGTTGGCATACTCGTTGTTTTTGGAGTTGCATGGATGAGCGATACGATGGTAAGTACAAATAGCGCCCTGATACAAAGTGGTATTAAATCTACTGTTATGGCATATCCTTGGATGTTCCTTTTTGCTGTATTTGCTATCGATATTTTGATTGCAAGCCAGTCTGTATCAAGTGCGGCGATGATGCCGCTGGGGGTTTTGCTCGGCGTTCCCATCCCTTTATTAATCGCTATGTATCCGGCGGTGAACAGCCATTTCTTTTTACCTACTTCTACCATTCAAGTTACGAGTGTAGCGTTGGACTGTACTAAGACAACAAAGATCGGCAAATATGTATTAAACCATAGTTTCATGATGCCCGGTTTCGTTACAATGGCTGTAGCAATTATTGCAGGATATATACTGACAGAGATTTTTATGCGTTAA
- a CDS encoding pyridoxal-phosphate dependent enzyme, whose protein sequence is MYKMNPYLKKMYCIRCGTLYEIGDYHTGCPSCRKEGYPVNLSCKYEGKQKIRNDKRRMFRYQDFLPYESFPTLGEGNTPIIEVKSLVDKFNLKKVYIKNEFQNPTGSHKDRMSPFAVARAVSLGKKCVVAASSGNAGASLSAYAAAAGIECKIITTKKMNPIWKKAIELPGAELVLMNTPKERWPYMQKKVEQEGWYPVTNFVAPPVGSNPFGIQGYKTISYEIYEELGDDIPSFILIPSCRADLLWGVYEGFKDLLDLGLVQKVPHLVAVEPYARITKILEGEDYRNIFSGDSSATVSIGGDTVTYQAVSAVRLSGGAASNISQNQVADYQRELAKSGFYLESSAATIIGSLTQLIADKIIPQGACVLMIATSNGYKDIP, encoded by the coding sequence ATGTACAAAATGAATCCCTATTTAAAAAAAATGTATTGTATACGTTGCGGGACGCTATATGAAATCGGCGATTACCACACAGGCTGTCCGTCGTGCCGTAAAGAAGGATATCCTGTCAATTTATCCTGTAAATATGAGGGAAAACAAAAAATACGAAACGATAAAAGACGTATGTTCCGTTACCAGGATTTTTTGCCCTATGAGTCATTTCCTACTCTTGGCGAAGGAAATACTCCTATTATAGAAGTAAAAAGCCTGGTTGATAAATTTAATCTTAAGAAGGTGTATATCAAAAATGAGTTTCAAAACCCAACTGGTTCTCATAAAGACAGGATGAGTCCCTTCGCTGTCGCACGGGCGGTTAGTCTTGGTAAAAAGTGCGTTGTTGCGGCTTCTTCGGGTAATGCAGGCGCATCTTTATCTGCTTATGCCGCTGCTGCGGGAATTGAATGTAAAATTATAACGACTAAAAAAATGAATCCTATTTGGAAAAAAGCGATTGAATTACCCGGAGCCGAATTAGTATTGATGAACACACCTAAAGAAAGATGGCCCTATATGCAAAAAAAGGTTGAGCAGGAAGGCTGGTATCCGGTTACCAATTTTGTAGCTCCTCCTGTAGGTAGCAATCCTTTTGGTATTCAAGGATATAAAACCATATCTTATGAAATTTACGAAGAACTCGGCGATGATATACCGTCTTTTATCCTGATCCCGTCCTGTCGTGCCGATTTACTTTGGGGGGTTTATGAAGGATTTAAGGATTTATTAGATTTGGGATTAGTTCAGAAGGTACCACATTTAGTAGCTGTTGAGCCATATGCAAGAATTACCAAAATTCTTGAGGGAGAAGACTATCGAAATATATTTTCGGGGGACAGTTCCGCAACGGTGTCGATCGGAGGTGATACTGTCACTTATCAGGCTGTATCTGCGGTCCGGCTGTCAGGTGGAGCTGCAAGCAACATTAGTCAGAATCAGGTTGCTGATTATCAACGTGAACTTGCCAAGAGCGGCTTTTACCTTGAAAGTTCGGCAGCAACGATAATTGGGTCTCTTACCCAGCTTATTGCCGATAAGATTATTCCGCAAGGCGCCTGTGTGCTAATGATTGCAACCTCTAACGGATACAAAGATATACCGTAA
- a CDS encoding RidA family protein yields the protein MKTIVNTNSAPAAIGPYSQAIKANGFLFGSGQIPVDPSTGNVCSGIEASTRQVLENIKAILQSEGLRFDSVVKTTVFLRSMDDFRIVNSIYGEYFIEGAPARSCVQAVKLPKDVLIEIEFIAIA from the coding sequence ATGAAAACTATTGTTAATACAAATAGTGCTCCGGCGGCTATTGGACCGTATTCTCAGGCAATTAAAGCTAATGGCTTTTTATTTGGCTCAGGACAAATTCCGGTTGATCCTTCAACCGGGAATGTTTGCAGCGGCATAGAGGCTTCGACACGGCAAGTGCTCGAAAATATTAAGGCCATCTTACAAAGTGAAGGGCTTAGGTTCGATAGTGTTGTGAAGACAACCGTATTTTTAAGAAGTATGGATGATTTCCGAATAGTGAATTCGATCTACGGTGAATATTTTATAGAGGGTGCTCCTGCAAGATCTTGTGTACAAGCAGTTAAATTACCTAAAGATGTATTGATAGAAATCGAATTTATTGCAATAGCTTAA